A region from the Methylocystis iwaonis genome encodes:
- a CDS encoding histidine kinase dimerization/phosphoacceptor domain -containing protein, translating into MPWVHKIHTASIKRRGILPWAVALLLFAASLAARILLEPVLAGMKFLTFHPAIVAATLLCGWLQGVFVLSLSALAAWYLFLEPASSFQLTDSPSVGALVAFLLVGGFNIVLVAALRETIRRVELAKAVQETLFRELQHRVANNLQLVVALLRNAQRNLRNPVVAAETLSDAESRILAMSELHRRLHDGLAYVNGLEPLLREMLGHAFHDLPVKVTVDVSGAADLSIDQMTAMTLLVNEAALNAAKHVFSKGLGTRFDVALSKNEKGHLHLVIKDDGPGMAGAQETESSSLGMGIMEAFATQLGGSLEVAPGAGTALSVEFAHE; encoded by the coding sequence ATGCCCTGGGTCCATAAAATCCACACCGCCTCCATCAAGCGCCGGGGCATTTTGCCCTGGGCGGTCGCCTTGCTGTTGTTTGCGGCGAGCCTTGCGGCGCGGATTCTCCTCGAGCCGGTTCTGGCAGGGATGAAATTTCTGACCTTTCATCCGGCTATCGTCGCCGCGACGCTTCTCTGCGGCTGGCTCCAGGGAGTCTTCGTCCTTTCCCTCTCGGCTCTCGCCGCCTGGTATTTGTTTCTGGAGCCGGCGAGTTCTTTCCAATTGACGGACAGCCCCAGTGTCGGCGCGCTTGTCGCCTTCCTGCTCGTCGGCGGCTTCAATATCGTTCTGGTGGCGGCCCTGCGGGAGACGATCAGGCGCGTGGAATTGGCGAAGGCGGTTCAGGAGACGCTTTTCCGCGAGCTGCAGCACCGCGTCGCCAATAATTTGCAGCTCGTCGTGGCGCTGCTGCGCAACGCCCAGCGCAATTTGCGGAACCCTGTGGTCGCGGCGGAGACCCTCAGCGACGCAGAGTCGCGCATCCTTGCAATGTCCGAGTTGCACCGCCGCCTTCATGACGGATTAGCTTATGTGAATGGGCTCGAGCCGTTGCTAAGGGAAATGCTTGGCCATGCCTTCCACGATTTGCCCGTCAAAGTCACGGTGGATGTCAGCGGCGCCGCCGACCTCTCGATTGATCAGATGACCGCTATGACGCTCCTTGTGAACGAGGCGGCGCTCAACGCCGCAAAGCATGTTTTCTCCAAAGGATTGGGAACGCGCTTCGACGTCGCCCTGTCGAAGAACGAGAAGGGACACCTCCATCTCGTCATCAAAGACGATGGGCCGGGAATGGCTGGCGCCCAAGAGACGGAGTCGAGCTCCCTCGGGATGGGCATTATGGAGGCTTTCGCTAC
- a CDS encoding methyl-accepting chemotaxis protein — protein sequence MRLTISKLFSLSACLILAGFAVSLLASSVALHRLEIGGPAYEKIVAGKDLVADILPPPAYVIESYLEAHLALREPKEMQAHLERLQQLKSDYSARREFWRRSEVLPAELKALVARSDDDVQKFWRTIETSLPAALKSGDSTQISRAMAELTSAYNAHRAVVDEMVVKANEFSSQAEANAAFEAKLFLSVMFGLAALVFVSMWAVIRYLRRRSCEPLGALAAYLEQLTEGRYGESVPYTNNSDEIGGVARAVDLFRETLIEREQSRLRAAEDEHRHREERRLAEERAILAERELVSASIGAGLSELSAKNLDYRMDRDLPEAYARLQLDFNAAIEQLENAVAVVKSGVGAIAPGAESIASAAEELSGQAQQQAEGLERASSALHEITESARHIAVGAGEANKIVGATRTEAEESGAVVRRAVEAINLIEKSSQSIGQIIAVVDEIAFQTNLLALNAGVEAARAGEAGRGFAVVASEVRALAQRSAEAAKEIKTLISASSTEVAQGVELVGLAGTALGKIVTNVFNLERAVADIASSAREQAAGLTDVNSVVSQIDRNTQKNAQMAEEMTVASRALQEETSNLALTVRDFRLTQDALASVREVAARPAAAPVVAMKSVGRGGAALAPQQDDWDEF from the coding sequence ATGCGTTTAACGATATCCAAGCTGTTTTCGTTGAGCGCATGTCTGATACTTGCGGGCTTCGCGGTCTCATTGCTCGCCAGCAGCGTCGCGCTTCATCGCCTGGAGATCGGCGGGCCCGCTTACGAAAAGATCGTCGCCGGCAAGGATCTCGTGGCGGATATTCTGCCGCCGCCCGCTTATGTGATCGAATCTTATCTCGAAGCGCATCTTGCCTTGCGCGAGCCCAAGGAAATGCAGGCGCATCTCGAGCGCCTTCAGCAATTGAAGTCCGACTATTCCGCGCGGCGCGAATTCTGGCGAAGGTCCGAGGTGCTCCCTGCAGAGCTGAAGGCGCTTGTCGCGCGCTCGGACGACGACGTTCAGAAATTCTGGCGCACGATCGAGACCTCTCTGCCCGCCGCGCTGAAATCCGGCGATTCGACGCAGATTTCCCGCGCCATGGCGGAGCTCACCAGCGCCTATAACGCGCACCGCGCCGTCGTCGATGAAATGGTGGTGAAGGCCAACGAGTTCTCGTCGCAGGCCGAGGCCAATGCCGCCTTCGAGGCGAAACTCTTTCTCTCGGTGATGTTCGGTCTGGCCGCGCTCGTCTTCGTGAGCATGTGGGCGGTGATCCGCTATCTGCGGCGCAGATCGTGCGAGCCGCTCGGCGCGCTCGCCGCCTATCTCGAGCAATTGACCGAGGGACGCTACGGCGAAAGCGTGCCTTACACGAACAATTCAGACGAGATCGGCGGGGTCGCCCGCGCGGTCGATCTGTTCCGTGAGACCTTGATCGAGCGCGAACAGAGCCGGTTGCGCGCGGCGGAAGACGAGCATCGCCATCGCGAAGAGCGCCGCCTGGCCGAGGAACGGGCGATCCTAGCCGAGCGGGAGCTGGTTTCCGCGTCCATCGGCGCCGGTCTTTCGGAGCTGTCCGCCAAGAACCTCGACTATCGTATGGATCGTGATCTGCCGGAGGCCTACGCCAGGCTGCAGCTCGACTTCAACGCCGCCATCGAGCAGCTCGAAAACGCGGTCGCCGTCGTGAAATCCGGCGTCGGCGCGATTGCGCCCGGCGCGGAGTCGATCGCCTCGGCCGCCGAGGAGCTCTCCGGGCAGGCCCAGCAGCAGGCCGAAGGACTGGAGCGCGCCTCCTCGGCTCTGCATGAGATCACCGAGAGCGCGCGACACATCGCCGTTGGCGCGGGGGAGGCGAATAAAATCGTCGGCGCGACGCGGACCGAGGCGGAGGAAAGCGGCGCCGTGGTCCGCCGCGCCGTGGAGGCGATCAATCTCATCGAGAAATCCTCGCAAAGCATCGGTCAGATCATTGCGGTCGTCGACGAGATCGCTTTCCAGACCAATCTCCTGGCGCTGAACGCCGGGGTGGAGGCGGCGCGCGCGGGCGAGGCTGGCCGCGGCTTCGCCGTGGTCGCGTCGGAGGTGCGCGCTTTGGCGCAGCGCTCGGCCGAGGCGGCGAAGGAGATCAAGACGCTGATTTCCGCTTCTTCCACAGAGGTTGCGCAGGGCGTGGAGCTTGTGGGTCTCGCCGGCACGGCGCTCGGAAAGATCGTCACAAATGTGTTCAATTTGGAGCGCGCGGTCGCGGATATCGCCTCCAGCGCCCGCGAGCAGGCCGCGGGCCTCACGGATGTGAATTCCGTCGTCTCGCAGATCGACCGGAACACGCAAAAGAACGCACAAATGGCGGAGGAGATGACTGTCGCCTCCCGAGCGCTTCAGGAGGAGACGAGCAATCTCGCCCTCACTGTGAGGGATTTCCGGCTGACGCAGGATGCGCTGGCGTCCGTCCGGGAGGTTGCCGCCCGGCCGGCGGCGGCGCCCGTCGTCGCCATGAAATCCGTCGGCAGGGGCGGCGCGGCCCTCGCGCCGCAACAGGACGATTGGGACGAGTTTTAG
- a CDS encoding TerB family tellurite resistance protein: protein MLDALRSFITELTGDANAPKPVEAADYQLAAAALLVNIASIDGDFDDNEKARIQLLVETRFGLPPDEARALIQQACQNEREAVDLYHFTSVLKRRLDEDGRKQVIGMMWDMAHADGTVHEFEENVVWRVAELLGVSTRERVELRREAREALENPPPLDGPWSRPKE from the coding sequence ATGTTAGACGCGCTCAGATCCTTCATCACCGAACTCACCGGCGACGCCAACGCGCCCAAACCCGTCGAGGCGGCCGATTACCAGCTCGCGGCCGCCGCGCTGCTCGTCAATATCGCCTCGATCGACGGCGACTTCGACGACAACGAGAAGGCGCGCATCCAGCTCCTCGTCGAGACGCGCTTCGGCCTTCCGCCGGACGAGGCGCGCGCCCTCATCCAACAGGCTTGCCAGAACGAGCGCGAGGCCGTCGACCTTTATCATTTCACCAGCGTGCTGAAGCGGCGGCTCGACGAAGACGGCCGCAAGCAGGTGATCGGCATGATGTGGGACATGGCCCATGCCGACGGCACGGTGCATGAATTCGAGGAAAATGTGGTCTGGCGCGTCGCCGAGCTTCTCGGCGTCTCGACGCGAGAGCGCGTCGAGCTGCGCCGCGAGGCGCGCGAGGCGCTGGAGAACCCGCCGCCGCTCGACGGCCCCTGGTCCCGCCCCAAGGAGTGA
- a CDS encoding SDR family NAD(P)-dependent oxidoreductase gives MTQFSNARPAAVVTGASEGIGAELARVFAAKGHEVAIVARRGDRLATLAEDIAAKGHKRPIVVELDLLSEGAAETLAARLSEAGLAPQYLVNNAGFGLIGAIADLDQAEQLAMIDLNIRALTALTLRFLPSLTQTKGGVMNVASVASFMPGPGFAVYYATKAFVRSFSEAISYELKPAGVKVSCLCPGPVLTGFQARAGMSYDGLMSAMKPALVPAEEVARQGYEGLMAGRRVVVPGTMNKFMVWSARLSPRAILLPLLGTAQMKRV, from the coding sequence ATGACACAATTTTCAAACGCCCGCCCGGCGGCCGTCGTCACCGGCGCGTCGGAGGGAATCGGCGCCGAGCTTGCCCGCGTCTTCGCCGCAAAAGGCCATGAGGTGGCGATCGTCGCCCGGCGCGGCGACCGGCTGGCGACGCTGGCCGAGGACATCGCCGCCAAGGGCCACAAGCGCCCGATCGTCGTGGAGCTGGACCTCCTCTCCGAAGGCGCCGCCGAGACGCTCGCCGCGCGCCTCAGCGAGGCCGGGCTCGCGCCGCAATATCTCGTCAACAACGCCGGCTTCGGTCTGATCGGCGCCATCGCCGATCTCGATCAGGCCGAGCAGCTCGCCATGATCGACCTCAATATCCGCGCGCTGACCGCTCTGACGCTGCGCTTCCTGCCCTCGCTGACGCAGACCAAGGGCGGCGTCATGAATGTCGCCTCGGTCGCCTCCTTCATGCCGGGGCCGGGCTTTGCTGTCTATTACGCCACCAAGGCCTTCGTCCGCTCCTTCAGCGAGGCGATCTCATACGAGCTGAAGCCGGCCGGCGTGAAAGTGTCCTGCCTCTGCCCCGGCCCGGTGCTCACGGGCTTTCAGGCCCGCGCCGGCATGAGCTACGACGGGCTGATGAGCGCGATGAAGCCGGCGCTGGTGCCGGCGGAGGAAGTCGCGCGCCAGGGCTATGAGGGGCTGATGGCCGGAAGGCGCGTCGTCGTCCCGGGGACCATGAACAAGTTCATGGTCTGGAGCGCCCGCCTCTCGCCGCGCGCGATTCTGCTGCCTCTGCTCGGGACGGCGCAGATGAAGCGGGTTTAA
- the rpmF gene encoding 50S ribosomal protein L32, with protein MAVPKRKTSPMKRGFRRSADALKAPTYVEDKDSGELRRPHHIDLKTGMYRGRQVLKVKSAEE; from the coding sequence ATGGCCGTTCCGAAGAGAAAAACCTCCCCGATGAAGCGGGGCTTCCGCCGTTCCGCCGATGCGCTGAAGGCTCCGACCTATGTCGAGGACAAGGATTCGGGCGAGCTGCGCCGTCCGCACCATATCGACCTGAAGACCGGCATGTATCGCGGCCGTCAGGTGCTCAAGGTCAAGTCGGCCGAGGAATAA
- a CDS encoding glycoside hydrolase family 25 protein: MCSLNSSVLRITALACVAAGAATLAGCGSSYDPGHAKRPRFATSAPLLNAKRDPTFLAYAVPESDLHLFPATRSAEFAVHGIDVSKYQGDIDWEQVKESGVAFAFIKATEGGDKADSKFQYNWAAAKAAGVPRGAYHFVYWCRPPHEEIANFASVVPNDPDALPPVLDVEPTPESKSCKRTLYRDEAIRDMRVMLEAMERHYGKKPIIYSSVDFYQAILQPDALSEYPIWVRSTKYHPKVRYGDRKWTFWQYRSDGRVPGIVGAVDQNTFNGSHEHWRGWLASTTGMKAAPVAAAAPKPIVDERAANKLIEDDPAMLKGVEKGAYEKDAPAQSGPIPPAGIEGQPDKG; the protein is encoded by the coding sequence ATGTGCTCGTTGAATAGTTCCGTATTGCGTATCACCGCGCTTGCTTGCGTTGCGGCCGGCGCGGCGACTCTCGCCGGCTGTGGCAGCAGCTATGATCCCGGCCACGCAAAGCGGCCGCGCTTTGCGACCAGCGCTCCCCTCCTGAACGCCAAGCGGGACCCGACCTTCCTCGCCTATGCGGTGCCGGAATCGGACCTTCACCTCTTCCCCGCGACGCGCAGCGCCGAATTCGCCGTCCATGGCATCGACGTGTCCAAATATCAGGGCGACATAGACTGGGAGCAGGTCAAGGAGTCGGGCGTCGCCTTCGCCTTCATCAAGGCGACCGAGGGCGGCGACAAGGCCGATTCGAAGTTCCAGTACAATTGGGCGGCCGCCAAGGCCGCGGGCGTGCCGCGCGGCGCCTATCACTTCGTCTATTGGTGCCGGCCGCCGCACGAGGAAATCGCCAATTTCGCCTCGGTCGTGCCCAACGATCCGGACGCGCTGCCGCCCGTGCTCGACGTCGAGCCGACGCCGGAGTCCAAGAGCTGCAAGCGCACCCTGTATCGCGACGAGGCGATCCGCGACATGCGGGTCATGCTGGAGGCGATGGAGCGCCATTACGGCAAGAAGCCGATCATCTATTCTTCGGTCGACTTCTACCAGGCGATTCTGCAGCCCGACGCGCTGTCGGAATATCCGATCTGGGTGCGCTCGACGAAATACCACCCCAAGGTGCGCTACGGCGACCGCAAATGGACCTTCTGGCAATATCGCTCGGACGGCCGCGTGCCCGGAATCGTCGGCGCCGTGGACCAGAACACCTTCAACGGCTCCCATGAGCATTGGCGCGGCTGGCTCGCCTCGACGACCGGCATGAAGGCCGCGCCCGTAGCGGCGGCGGCGCCGAAGCCCATCGTGGACGAGCGCGCCGCCAATAAGCTCATCGAGGACGATCCGGCGATGCTCAAGGGCGTCGAGAAGGGCGCCTATGAGAAAGACGCGCCGGCGCAGAGCGGGCCGATTCCGCCCGCGGGGATCGAGGGGCAGCCCGACAAGGGGTGA
- the mgtE gene encoding magnesium transporter — translation MPLDHEETAAGAEGFREENGGPDRDFVFAVEAAVALGDSDKVHELVGDLHEADLGALLELLSHEARPRLVELMGADFDFTALMEVGEATREDILEELPVETLVEGMRDLESDDAVAILETLEPAEQAEVLEALPAQERIVLRRSLDYPEGSAGRLMQTTLIAVPPFWTAGRVLDFFRETDGDELPETFFEVFVVDPGYHLLGTVFLDALVRAKPNARLDEIMQADRRRVKATEDGTEAARLFERYNLVSAPVVDESERLVGALTIDDIVDVIQEQASEEIKALGGVNPEEELTDDFWWIAKSRFTWLFINLLTAFITSSVLKTFQSQLEQMVALAVLGPIIAGQGGNSATQTMTVAVRALATRELNRANAMKIILRELAIGAVNGAAFGLVTGIVAANWFQNVGLWPVMALAMFTNLVAGAFGGIVVPLLFNRFKFDPAVSSGPFVTTITDVVGYGAFLTIATMWFHLK, via the coding sequence ATGCCACTCGATCATGAAGAAACGGCGGCGGGCGCCGAGGGTTTCCGCGAAGAAAACGGCGGGCCGGACCGCGATTTCGTCTTCGCGGTCGAGGCCGCCGTCGCGCTCGGCGACTCCGACAAGGTCCATGAACTCGTCGGCGATCTCCACGAGGCCGATCTCGGCGCGCTGCTCGAGCTTTTGAGCCACGAGGCCCGCCCGCGCCTCGTCGAGCTGATGGGCGCGGACTTCGATTTTACCGCGCTGATGGAAGTGGGTGAAGCCACCCGCGAAGATATTCTCGAAGAGCTGCCGGTCGAGACCCTGGTCGAGGGCATGCGCGATCTCGAAAGCGACGACGCCGTCGCCATTCTCGAGACGCTCGAGCCCGCGGAGCAGGCGGAGGTTCTCGAAGCCCTGCCGGCGCAGGAACGCATCGTCCTGCGCCGCTCGCTCGATTATCCGGAAGGCTCCGCCGGCCGTCTGATGCAGACGACGCTCATCGCCGTGCCGCCCTTCTGGACGGCGGGCCGCGTGCTCGACTTCTTCCGCGAGACGGATGGCGACGAACTGCCTGAAACTTTCTTCGAGGTCTTCGTCGTCGACCCCGGCTATCACCTGCTCGGCACGGTCTTTCTCGACGCCCTTGTGCGCGCCAAGCCGAATGCGCGGCTCGACGAGATCATGCAGGCCGACCGGCGCCGGGTGAAGGCGACCGAGGACGGAACCGAGGCGGCGCGTCTTTTCGAGCGCTACAATCTCGTGTCGGCGCCGGTCGTCGACGAAAGCGAGCGCCTCGTCGGCGCGCTCACCATCGACGACATCGTCGACGTCATTCAGGAGCAGGCCTCTGAAGAGATCAAGGCGCTCGGCGGCGTGAACCCGGAAGAAGAGCTGACCGATGATTTCTGGTGGATCGCCAAAAGCCGCTTTACCTGGCTCTTCATCAATCTGCTGACCGCCTTTATCACCTCCAGCGTGCTCAAGACCTTCCAGTCGCAACTGGAGCAGATGGTCGCGCTTGCGGTGCTCGGTCCGATCATTGCGGGGCAGGGCGGCAATTCGGCGACCCAGACCATGACCGTCGCCGTCCGCGCGCTGGCCACCCGCGAATTGAACCGCGCCAACGCTATGAAGATCATCCTCCGCGAATTGGCGATCGGCGCGGTGAATGGCGCGGCTTTCGGCCTGGTGACCGGGATCGTCGCCGCCAACTGGTTCCAGAACGTCGGGCTGTGGCCGGTCATGGCCCTGGCGATGTTCACGAATTTGGTGGCGGGCGCTTTTGGCGGCATCGTCGTGCCGCTGCTGTTCAATCGCTTCAAATTCGATCCGGCGGTGTCCTCGGGGCCGTTCGTGACGACGATTACCGATGTCGTTGGTTATGGGGCATTTTTGACGATTGCGACGATGTGGTTCCATTTGAAATAA
- a CDS encoding polysaccharide deacetylase family protein: MIKLSSVTLCALLTLGATAAVARDCGPDALGVSRTIAIGPKGTAVGLQSYPRTLDLQDHEVVLTFDDGPAEPTARVLDALAKECALATFFVIGRNAEETPALVRREAAEGHSIGYHSYSHPANTLRLMYDDAAKADIEKGVAAVEKASGGKSAPFFRFPGFADTPELVSYLEGKGFTIFGSDLWASDWSPMAPKAELDLVMSRLEKAGKGIVLFHDSKAQTAAMLPDFLTALKSRGYKLVHIVPGAGETPVVDAGPDWTSTTEPIIAKTLAGKVKGAAAGDGHGHSHGDQ; encoded by the coding sequence ATGATCAAACTTTCGAGCGTCACTCTCTGCGCCCTCCTGACCCTCGGCGCGACGGCCGCCGTCGCCCGCGACTGCGGGCCTGACGCGCTCGGCGTCTCGCGCACCATCGCCATCGGCCCGAAGGGAACCGCCGTCGGATTGCAAAGCTATCCGCGCACGCTCGATCTGCAGGACCATGAGGTTGTCCTCACTTTCGACGACGGGCCGGCCGAGCCCACCGCGCGCGTGCTCGATGCGCTCGCCAAGGAATGCGCGCTCGCGACATTCTTCGTCATCGGCCGCAACGCCGAGGAAACGCCGGCATTGGTGCGGCGCGAGGCGGCCGAAGGCCACAGCATCGGCTACCACTCCTATAGCCATCCGGCGAATACGCTGCGGCTGATGTACGACGACGCGGCGAAGGCCGACATCGAGAAGGGCGTGGCGGCGGTCGAAAAGGCGTCGGGCGGCAAATCCGCGCCCTTCTTCCGCTTTCCCGGCTTTGCCGATACGCCCGAGCTTGTCTCTTACCTGGAAGGCAAGGGCTTCACCATTTTCGGCTCGGACCTATGGGCCTCCGACTGGTCGCCGATGGCGCCGAAGGCCGAGCTCGATCTCGTGATGTCGCGGCTGGAAAAGGCGGGCAAGGGAATCGTGCTCTTCCACGACTCCAAGGCGCAGACGGCGGCCATGCTGCCCGACTTCCTAACCGCGCTGAAAAGCCGGGGCTATAAGCTCGTCCATATCGTCCCCGGCGCGGGCGAGACGCCGGTCGTCGACGCGGGGCCGGATTGGACCTCGACGACCGAGCCGATCATCGCCAAGACGCTTGCCGGCAAGGTCAAAGGCGCCGCCGCGGGAGACGGCCACGGCCACTCCCACGGCGATCAATAG
- the modA gene encoding molybdate ABC transporter substrate-binding protein, whose amino-acid sequence MIRLLTLAFTLTFSLVAASVFAEGPVASPPPNAQASAPTVTVFAAASLKNALDTAAAAFKAKSGIELKISYAGSMALAKQIESGAPADVFVSADAASMDYLAGKNLIRADTRADFLGNVLVVVAPKSSKLEKLAFTKDALTQAIGSGKIATGDPASVPVGKYAKAALEKLGLWSVAEPNFAFTDNVRAALNFVARDEAPLGIVYLTDAKSEPKVKVVATFPANTHPAIIYPIALTATAQGDGAAKLLSFLLSKPGKAIFAEQGFSVSR is encoded by the coding sequence ATGATCAGATTGCTCACCCTCGCCTTCACGCTCACCTTCTCGCTCGTCGCCGCCTCGGTTTTCGCGGAAGGTCCCGTCGCGTCGCCGCCGCCAAATGCCCAGGCGAGCGCGCCTACGGTGACCGTGTTCGCCGCGGCGAGCCTCAAAAACGCGCTGGACACGGCGGCCGCCGCCTTCAAAGCGAAAAGCGGAATCGAGCTGAAAATCAGCTATGCGGGCTCGATGGCGCTCGCCAAGCAGATCGAATCCGGGGCGCCCGCGGATGTGTTCGTCTCGGCCGATGCGGCGTCGATGGACTATCTGGCCGGCAAAAATCTGATCCGCGCCGACACGCGCGCCGATTTCCTCGGCAATGTGCTCGTCGTGGTCGCGCCGAAATCCTCTAAGCTGGAAAAGCTCGCCTTCACAAAGGACGCCCTGACGCAGGCGATCGGCTCGGGCAAGATCGCGACCGGCGACCCGGCCTCCGTCCCCGTCGGCAAATATGCGAAGGCGGCGTTGGAGAAGTTGGGGCTGTGGTCGGTCGCCGAGCCGAATTTCGCCTTCACCGATAATGTGCGCGCCGCGCTCAATTTCGTCGCGCGTGACGAAGCGCCGCTCGGAATCGTCTATCTCACCGACGCCAAATCGGAGCCCAAGGTGAAAGTCGTCGCCACCTTCCCGGCGAATACTCACCCGGCGATCATTTACCCGATCGCTCTCACCGCCACGGCGCAGGGCGACGGGGCGGCGAAGCTCCTCTCCTTCCTTCTCAGCAAGCCCGGCAAGGCGATCTTCGCCGAGCAGGGGTTCAGCGTTTCCCGTTGA
- a CDS encoding VOC family protein — translation MQQQISVITLGVVDLDRSRRFYVDGFGWAPVFEANQIVFYQMNGFVLGTFLKAALEADMNRAGLLQPGAFSLAHNVSAKEDVIPLMNRLAQAGGVIIRPADEPPHGGFRGYVADPDDHAWEIAWNPAWPIDERGFVTFGV, via the coding sequence GTGCAACAGCAAATTTCCGTCATTACCCTTGGCGTCGTCGATCTCGATCGGTCGCGGCGCTTTTACGTCGACGGCTTCGGATGGGCGCCGGTTTTCGAGGCCAACCAGATCGTCTTCTATCAAATGAACGGCTTCGTTTTGGGAACCTTCCTGAAGGCCGCCTTGGAAGCCGATATGAATCGCGCCGGTCTGCTGCAACCCGGCGCTTTCTCTCTCGCACATAATGTATCGGCGAAAGAGGACGTGATTCCCTTGATGAACAGGCTTGCGCAGGCAGGCGGCGTCATCATCCGCCCTGCAGACGAGCCGCCGCATGGCGGTTTTCGCGGCTATGTCGCCGATCCCGACGATCATGCCTGGGAGATCGCGTGGAACCCCGCCTGGCCAATCGACGAGCGCGGTTTCGTGACCTTCGGCGTCTAG
- a CDS encoding fatty acid desaturase, whose product MNDTIATLGGSLETGEPDGRALAQRMAALKNEAREKGYFNVPLWEQALRGVELVGVPTLAFALLAKGGLAAAAGALLLGVHYPRTAYLGHDVAHNQWGPREEPKARVMLAAAALFQGFGASWWVEKHELHHSFPNGCKMNAEGVLTPIDGDIDSAPWIVWDKLLVQHNDTAQMSGLSRFLAPFLRRFQVALFFPLLMLARFNWSWQSIATAARKEKTLETALCVAHWVLGLTLAGFLTPGAAWTGWAWFVFAQLLGGFILAFVFVLNHTGMEVYDAAKAMGFYDRQARSTRNTPTSTFLDWLTGGLNSQIEHHMFPTMARRNLSKMRDATRKAMQECGYAYDELNNREAMRAVLTTLDEAARA is encoded by the coding sequence TTGAACGACACGATCGCTACTTTAGGCGGTAGCCTGGAAACAGGCGAACCGGACGGGCGGGCGCTCGCCCAACGCATGGCGGCGCTCAAAAACGAGGCGCGCGAAAAGGGCTATTTCAACGTCCCGCTCTGGGAGCAGGCGCTTCGCGGCGTCGAGCTCGTCGGCGTTCCGACGCTGGCTTTCGCTTTGCTCGCGAAAGGCGGGCTTGCCGCCGCGGCCGGCGCGCTGCTGCTCGGCGTCCATTATCCGCGCACGGCGTATCTGGGCCATGACGTCGCCCATAACCAATGGGGACCGCGCGAGGAGCCGAAAGCGCGCGTCATGCTCGCGGCGGCGGCGCTGTTCCAGGGCTTCGGCGCCTCCTGGTGGGTGGAGAAGCACGAGCTGCACCACTCTTTCCCGAACGGATGCAAGATGAACGCCGAAGGCGTGCTGACGCCGATCGACGGCGACATCGATTCGGCGCCGTGGATCGTGTGGGACAAGCTCCTCGTCCAGCACAATGACACGGCCCAGATGTCCGGCTTGTCGAGGTTCCTCGCTCCCTTCCTGCGGCGGTTCCAGGTCGCCCTCTTCTTCCCGCTGCTCATGCTCGCCCGCTTCAACTGGAGCTGGCAGAGCATCGCGACCGCGGCGCGCAAAGAGAAGACGCTCGAGACGGCGCTTTGCGTGGCGCATTGGGTTCTGGGCCTCACGCTCGCGGGCTTCCTCACGCCGGGCGCCGCCTGGACGGGTTGGGCGTGGTTCGTGTTCGCGCAGCTTCTCGGCGGCTTCATCCTCGCCTTCGTCTTCGTCCTCAATCACACGGGGATGGAAGTCTATGACGCTGCGAAGGCGATGGGCTTCTACGACCGTCAGGCGCGCTCGACCCGCAACACGCCGACCTCGACCTTCCTGGACTGGCTCACCGGCGGCCTCAACAGCCAGATCGAGCACCATATGTTCCCGACCATGGCGCGGCGCAATTTGAGCAAGATGCGCGATGCGACCCGCAAAGCCATGCAGGAGTGCGGCTACGCCTATGACGAGCTGAACAACCGCGAGGCCATGCGCGCGGTTCTGACGACTCTGGACGAAGCCGCTCGGGCTTAA
- a CDS encoding J domain-containing protein — MASHYEVLGVNEDATRREINAAYRRLVKQHHPDKGGDPAKFQRVTQAYNALKSEPEREAYDFEHKFGSFLDETANKRTLLQRLNAFLRDRAFAALSVLSFLLGVLLIDSGDGVNESYNPFLLAAGCAFILLCVGFFANRGQAYDGLGAALLRAVFSILFFLFDVLMRVYVILALMFSVVVLVALLNWLKKNFLHLLPLHF; from the coding sequence ATGGCGAGTCACTACGAGGTTCTTGGCGTCAACGAGGACGCGACGCGGCGCGAGATCAACGCGGCCTATCGTCGTCTCGTCAAGCAGCATCATCCGGACAAGGGCGGCGATCCCGCCAAATTCCAGCGCGTCACGCAAGCCTATAATGCGCTCAAAAGCGAGCCCGAGCGCGAGGCCTACGACTTCGAACATAAGTTCGGCAGCTTCCTCGACGAGACCGCCAACAAGCGCACGCTGCTGCAGCGGCTGAACGCGTTTCTACGCGACCGCGCCTTCGCCGCGCTGAGCGTGCTGTCTTTTCTGCTCGGCGTGCTGCTGATCGACTCCGGCGACGGCGTCAACGAGAGTTACAATCCCTTTCTGCTGGCGGCGGGCTGCGCTTTTATCTTGCTGTGCGTCGGCTTTTTCGCCAATCGCGGACAGGCTTACGACGGCCTTGGCGCGGCGCTGCTGCGCGCTGTGTTCTCGATCCTGTTTTTCCTGTTCGACGTGCTCATGCGCGTCTATGTGATTCTGGCGCTGATGTTTTCGGTCGTCGTACTCGTCGCGCTGCTCAATTGGCTCAAGAAAAACTTCCTGCACCTGCTTCCGCTTCATTTCTGA